A genomic stretch from Flavobacterium humidisoli includes:
- a CDS encoding N-6 DNA methylase, which produces MNIPNILKSIQNIMWQDIGLNGDAQRIEQLGWMLFLKVFSDKDRQRQLNDPNYNSDIPKDLQWIVEEGNWAGDENGMNSDDLIEFIDKKLFPSLKNINIESTSPRAKIVKEVFDGNHNYMKSGLNVRKVLNKLNEIDFSVAKDRHAFGELYETILKDLQSAGKSGEFYTPRAITSFVTEMVSPQRGEKILDPACGTGGYLTSAIDYLKRNLSDDTIDKINEDNIRGWEYKPLPYLLATTNLILHDIEVPNITLGDVLSKPLDHYKKQDKVDVILANPPFGGIVANNNENNFPSKYRTKESVDLFLLIIINLLKDGGRAGLVLPDGSLTGDGVKQRIRQKLIEECNLHTIIRLPNSVFQPYASVSTNLLFFSKGAPTKEIWFYELHLPEGQKAYNKTKPIQIEEFDEIKKWWDNRVNGDFSWKVDINEIKNRNYDLDLKNPSYAFKNQNYYTSKELIHELESSIAYSDKIILELKKFIK; this is translated from the coding sequence ATGAACATACCTAATATTTTAAAGAGCATTCAAAATATAATGTGGCAAGACATTGGTTTAAATGGTGATGCTCAGAGAATTGAACAATTGGGGTGGATGTTATTTTTAAAGGTTTTTTCGGATAAAGATAGACAGCGTCAATTAAATGACCCGAACTATAATTCTGATATTCCGAAAGATCTACAATGGATAGTAGAAGAGGGTAACTGGGCAGGCGATGAAAACGGAATGAATAGCGATGACCTAATCGAATTTATTGATAAAAAATTATTTCCATCATTAAAAAATATAAATATTGAATCCACAAGCCCACGGGCTAAAATTGTGAAGGAAGTTTTCGATGGAAATCATAATTATATGAAAAGTGGCCTTAATGTTCGAAAAGTATTAAATAAACTGAACGAAATTGATTTTAGTGTTGCTAAAGATCGCCATGCTTTCGGAGAATTATATGAGACTATTTTAAAAGATTTACAAAGTGCTGGAAAAAGTGGTGAATTTTATACTCCTCGCGCAATAACTTCATTTGTAACTGAAATGGTTTCTCCTCAAAGAGGTGAAAAAATTTTAGATCCAGCTTGCGGAACTGGTGGTTATTTAACTTCTGCGATAGATTATTTAAAAAGAAATTTAAGTGATGATACAATAGATAAAATTAATGAAGATAATATTAGAGGGTGGGAATATAAACCTTTACCATATTTATTAGCAACCACTAATTTAATCTTGCACGATATTGAGGTGCCAAACATTACATTAGGTGATGTTCTATCTAAACCCCTAGATCATTATAAAAAACAAGACAAAGTTGATGTAATCTTAGCTAATCCGCCATTTGGTGGAATTGTAGCCAATAATAACGAGAATAATTTTCCTAGTAAGTACCGTACTAAGGAAAGTGTAGATTTATTTTTATTGATAATTATAAATTTATTAAAAGATGGCGGAAGAGCAGGTCTTGTTTTACCTGATGGGTCGTTGACAGGTGATGGAGTAAAACAAAGAATTAGACAGAAATTGATCGAAGAATGCAATTTGCATACCATTATAAGGCTACCAAATTCAGTTTTTCAACCATATGCTTCGGTGTCTACTAACTTACTATTTTTCTCTAAAGGAGCACCAACAAAAGAAATTTGGTTTTATGAACTGCATTTACCCGAAGGACAAAAGGCTTATAATAAAACTAAACCCATACAGATTGAAGAATTTGACGAAATAAAAAAATGGTGGGATAATAGGGTTAATGGCGATTTTAGTTGGAAAGTTGATATTAATGAGATTAAAAATAGAAATTACGATTTAGATTTAAAAAATCCGTCTTATGCTTTTAAAAATCAAAATTATTATACAAGTAAAGAGTTAATTCATGAGTTAGAAAGTAGTATAGCTTATAGTGATAAGATTATATTAGAACTTAAAAAGTTTATTAAATGA
- a CDS encoding ATP-binding protein translates to MRISYVKIIDFKNLNNFEVKLDDNYMETVLLGQNASGKSNFIESLVLIFKNLDLERGSEFNYTINYNCRGKDIEIVYENNKYDFTVADQKISVTEFFRRKNELLPKYVFTYYSGISDRLKNHFDQHQKRFYDKIIKPNIDHNEIDNLRRLFYVQLVHSYFVLLAYFSFDTNEKESIDFLRNVLGIEDLESVLFILHKPIWKKGDGDERFWGANGLVKEFLQKVWDLSIAPIYETVKVPLDFRKSTKQERLYLYISSKHKLKKLSKIYKSNTEFFKALESTYISDLIEEVRVKIKKKNVKGEIKFKELSEGEQQLLTVIGLLKFSRDEESLILLDEPDTHLNPLWKWKYLEYLKDVVNTEKDATQIILNTHDPLVIGSLRKEQVRVFQNINGKIQAIKPEVDPKGLGVAGILTSEMFGLATTLDEETQEVLNRRNELIVKQDKVKLTQAESHELNNIFHELNSLGINTTDRDPLYQKFIIAINSRDDFKKIKYTSDELKEQNRIALDILDELLKEESKNDIH, encoded by the coding sequence ATGAGAATTAGTTATGTAAAAATAATCGATTTTAAAAATCTAAATAATTTTGAGGTAAAGTTAGATGATAATTATATGGAAACGGTGCTTCTTGGTCAGAACGCAAGTGGAAAATCTAATTTTATAGAATCATTAGTTTTAATATTCAAAAATCTGGATTTGGAAAGGGGCTCTGAATTTAATTATACTATAAATTATAATTGCCGTGGTAAAGATATTGAGATTGTATATGAAAACAACAAGTATGATTTTACTGTAGCAGATCAAAAGATATCTGTTACTGAATTTTTCAGAAGGAAAAATGAACTATTGCCTAAGTACGTGTTTACTTATTATTCAGGAATAAGCGACAGACTTAAAAATCATTTTGATCAACATCAAAAGAGATTTTATGATAAGATAATAAAGCCCAACATTGATCATAATGAGATTGATAATCTACGCCGATTATTTTATGTCCAATTAGTTCATTCGTACTTTGTATTGTTGGCTTATTTCTCATTCGATACAAATGAAAAGGAATCGATAGATTTTTTAAGAAATGTTCTTGGAATTGAGGATTTGGAATCGGTATTATTTATACTTCATAAACCTATATGGAAAAAGGGAGATGGAGATGAAAGATTTTGGGGAGCTAACGGTTTAGTAAAAGAATTTTTGCAAAAAGTTTGGGATCTTTCAATTGCTCCGATATATGAAACTGTAAAAGTTCCGCTTGATTTTAGAAAAAGTACGAAGCAAGAGAGACTTTATCTATATATTAGTTCAAAACATAAGCTTAAGAAACTGTCAAAAATTTATAAATCTAATACAGAATTTTTTAAAGCTTTAGAAAGTACCTACATCTCTGATTTAATTGAAGAAGTTAGGGTAAAAATTAAAAAGAAGAATGTAAAAGGAGAGATTAAATTTAAGGAATTGAGTGAAGGAGAACAACAGCTTTTGACAGTTATAGGATTGCTCAAATTTAGTAGAGATGAGGAATCTCTTATTTTACTTGACGAACCGGACACTCATTTGAATCCCCTTTGGAAATGGAAGTACCTAGAATACTTAAAGGATGTAGTAAATACAGAGAAAGACGCTACACAAATTATTTTAAATACTCACGATCCATTAGTTATAGGTAGTTTACGTAAAGAACAAGTTAGGGTTTTCCAGAACATTAATGGAAAAATTCAAGCAATTAAACCAGAAGTTGATCCGAAGGGGCTAGGTGTAGCCGGAATACTCACAAGTGAAATGTTCGGTTTAGCAACAACTTTGGATGAGGAAACACAAGAAGTTTTGAATAGGCGTAATGAATTAATTGTTAAGCAAGATAAAGTCAAATTGACACAAGCAGAGTCGCATGAATTAAATAATATTTTTCATGAACTTAATAGCTTAGGAATTAACACGACTGATAGGGATCCATTGTATCAAAAATTTATAATTGCAATTAATAGTAGGGATGACTTTAAAAAAATAAAATATACATCCGATGAGCTTAAAGAGCAAAATAGAATAGCATTAGATATTTTAGACGAACTACTTAAAGAGGAAAGTAAAAATGATATACATTAA
- a CDS encoding RagB/SusD family nutrient uptake outer membrane protein, translating to MKNIQTALKKYSWEINKAWILFLPIIALVQGCDNFVDTNPPLSQLSKKMVFEDIKTADAAASGIYINMRDGGLFNGSFNGVTYKLGLYADELDNYAPGINFFHDNSLFDAEAGILDTWTKSYSQLYSVNALIEGVSTSAKISQKEKDRLTGEGLFLRALVHFYLMNLYGAVPYVNTTDYKINSRVEKIPPSEMTELIIRDLDHAKTLLSTDYNSPQRIRPNRFTAYALLSRVLLYAERWDEAADAASAVINSQLYSISPISSVFLKESKETIWQFEPNGAANNTIEAQLFIFTAGPPPQVALTPSLLNAFEPADQRKVQWIKSVAKGAEIWYHPFKYKERSATGTSKEYSIIFRLAEQYLIRAEARSEQGDLIGASQDLNVIRARAGLNGTSAVSEQDIKSAVLRERRTEFFAEFGHRFFDLKRYGMLNGALTGIKPGWNNTDNLWPIPAQELSANPKLNPQNTGY from the coding sequence ATGAAAAATATACAGACAGCATTAAAAAAATACTCTTGGGAGATAAATAAGGCGTGGATCCTATTTCTGCCTATAATTGCTCTGGTTCAGGGCTGTGATAATTTTGTTGATACAAACCCTCCCCTTTCGCAGCTCTCAAAGAAAATGGTTTTTGAAGATATCAAAACAGCGGATGCCGCAGCATCCGGCATATACATTAACATGCGAGATGGAGGTCTCTTCAACGGCTCATTCAATGGTGTAACCTATAAGCTTGGCCTTTATGCTGATGAATTGGACAATTATGCACCAGGGATCAATTTTTTCCATGACAATTCTCTTTTTGATGCAGAAGCAGGCATCCTGGACACATGGACCAAAAGCTATTCCCAGCTTTATTCAGTCAATGCGCTCATAGAAGGAGTTTCCACATCTGCAAAGATCAGCCAGAAGGAAAAGGACAGACTTACTGGAGAAGGGCTTTTTTTAAGAGCCCTTGTACACTTTTACCTTATGAATCTCTATGGTGCCGTACCTTACGTCAATACAACCGATTATAAGATAAACAGCAGGGTAGAAAAGATACCGCCTTCTGAAATGACAGAGCTGATAATTCGGGATCTTGATCATGCAAAAACGCTTCTCAGTACAGACTATAATTCTCCTCAGCGGATAAGGCCGAACCGCTTTACTGCTTATGCGTTGCTTTCAAGGGTTTTGCTTTATGCAGAACGATGGGACGAGGCGGCAGATGCAGCCTCAGCAGTTATCAACAGCCAGCTGTACAGTATTTCTCCAATTTCTTCAGTCTTTCTTAAAGAAAGCAAAGAGACCATCTGGCAGTTCGAGCCTAATGGTGCTGCGAACAATACAATTGAAGCCCAGCTCTTCATCTTTACCGCCGGACCGCCTCCGCAAGTCGCACTTACACCTTCTCTTCTCAATGCATTCGAGCCGGCAGACCAGAGAAAAGTGCAATGGATAAAGTCTGTTGCGAAAGGTGCAGAGATATGGTATCACCCCTTTAAATATAAAGAGAGATCTGCTACAGGAACATCAAAGGAATATTCAATTATATTTCGTCTGGCCGAACAATATCTTATAAGAGCTGAAGCCCGTTCTGAACAGGGTGATTTAATAGGCGCAAGCCAGGACTTAAATGTCATACGGGCAAGAGCCGGTCTTAACGGCACTTCTGCTGTATCAGAGCAGGATATAAAATCAGCAGTGCTGCGAGAACGCAGGACTGAATTTTTTGCAGAATTCGGACACCGTTTCTTCGATTTAAAAAGATATGGAATGCTGAATGGTGCGCTCACTGGCATAAAACCAGGCTGGAATAACACCGATAATCTCTGGCCTATTCCTGCCCAGGAGCTAAGCGCGAACCCAAAACTTAATCCACAAAATACAGGTTACTAA
- a CDS encoding SusC/RagA family TonB-linked outer membrane protein, protein MKIISLNRASFAFILGLSLHFTEVQADTLGNSLFLVRFQSFVTGTVSDTHGPLPGVTVKVKGTSIITTTDFDGRYSIQASKGDILIFSFIGFSNVEKKIENSVLDIVLSEDATNLKEVVINAGYYSVKDKERTGSIARITSKDLETQPVVNVLAAMQGRMAGVDIIQDSGSPTSGFRVKIRGQNSLRATGNDPLYVIDGVPYSTETIGSNNTSTALAAPASPLTNINPSDIESIEVLKDADATAIYGSRGANGVVLVTTRRAKAGKTSVSFSASTGIGKVTRFVDLMDTASYLEMRREAFANDGIAQYPNNAYDINGRWDQNRHTDWQKELLGGTSQIRNYTGSVSGGSELTQFLLSGSLHDETTVQPGDFSYTKAGIHISSSHTSDNRKFKMTFSGGYTFQDNLQSGTDLTRISRTLAPNAPEIYDSEGNINWESGTFANPLATLESKSAAKVNDLLASASFTYNLLPELQLKSSFGFTSLQSSEKRTDPSTAYNPFFGMGSESSSLFTSFVDRKSWIIEPQISWNKTIGKAGINLLGGATAQRLINGRLQQSGVGFTTNSLIENISSATTKNITVSDETEYKYQAFFLRANLNWDGKYILNLTGRRDGSSRFGPADRFAWFGAAGAAWIFSQEKSLQKSNFISFGKLRASYGTSGNDQIGDYQYADTYSSAGRSYNGLVGLNPSRLYNPNFGWEINKKLEAALEMGFFKDRLFFTLAYYRNRSSNQLIGVQLPRTTGFTSINANLDATVQNSGWEFTLRSENITDGSLTWSTAFNISAAENRLLAFPGLEGSAYTNTYVIGRSINISKLYQLTGVDSQTGIYTFKDYNNDVIISDPDRQHITDLTPKYFGGIQNQLHYKSFELDFLFQFVKQQTAEFVFPLPGTLNNQPISRTDRWNSPGYSSAYQLYTSGASSAAVQAGSRFSQSSGVIGDGSYIRLKNISLAYNIPLNDNPLKCRVYFQGQNLLTFTSYKGGDPEFRFSGFLPPLKIYSVGIQLNF, encoded by the coding sequence ATGAAAATAATTTCTTTGAATAGGGCTTCTTTTGCCTTTATTTTAGGGCTTTCGCTGCACTTTACTGAGGTGCAGGCCGATACTCTCGGAAACAGCCTTTTTTTAGTTCGCTTTCAGTCTTTTGTTACGGGGACTGTAAGCGACACCCACGGTCCTCTTCCTGGCGTGACCGTCAAGGTGAAAGGAACTTCCATTATTACAACTACCGATTTTGACGGCAGGTATAGCATTCAGGCATCTAAGGGGGATATTCTTATATTTTCCTTTATTGGATTCTCAAATGTTGAGAAAAAAATAGAGAACAGTGTATTAGACATTGTATTATCTGAAGACGCAACTAATCTTAAGGAAGTAGTAATAAATGCAGGATATTATTCCGTAAAAGACAAAGAGCGCACAGGAAGTATAGCCAGAATTACCTCTAAAGATCTGGAAACGCAGCCTGTTGTCAATGTTCTGGCTGCAATGCAGGGACGTATGGCTGGCGTGGACATTATCCAGGACAGCGGCAGCCCGACAAGCGGTTTTCGTGTTAAGATACGTGGACAGAACAGCCTTCGCGCAACAGGAAACGATCCTTTATATGTAATTGATGGAGTGCCTTATTCAACCGAAACCATAGGGTCTAATAATACCTCTACAGCCCTGGCAGCACCCGCAAGCCCTCTTACTAATATAAACCCTTCCGATATAGAAAGTATCGAAGTGCTGAAAGATGCCGATGCAACGGCAATTTACGGATCGAGAGGAGCCAACGGAGTTGTTCTTGTCACAACCCGCAGGGCAAAAGCAGGTAAAACTTCCGTTAGCTTTTCTGCTTCAACAGGAATTGGAAAAGTAACGCGTTTTGTTGATTTGATGGATACTGCTTCTTATCTCGAGATGCGCCGTGAAGCTTTTGCAAACGATGGCATTGCACAATATCCCAATAACGCCTATGATATTAATGGGAGATGGGACCAGAATAGACACACGGACTGGCAGAAAGAATTGCTTGGAGGCACATCGCAAATACGGAACTATACCGGCTCAGTTTCGGGTGGCTCAGAACTTACGCAGTTTCTCCTCAGCGGATCGCTTCATGATGAAACCACCGTGCAGCCAGGAGATTTCAGCTACACTAAGGCAGGAATCCACATAAGCAGCAGTCATACATCCGATAACAGAAAATTCAAGATGACATTCTCCGGAGGATACACCTTTCAGGATAATCTTCAGTCGGGTACAGATTTGACTAGGATTTCAAGGACACTTGCCCCCAATGCCCCTGAGATCTATGACAGTGAGGGAAATATTAACTGGGAGAGCGGCACATTTGCAAACCCTCTTGCAACTCTTGAATCAAAATCAGCCGCTAAAGTCAATGACCTTTTGGCCAGCGCTTCCTTCACATATAATTTGCTGCCGGAACTTCAGCTAAAATCATCTTTTGGTTTTACCAGTCTCCAAAGCAGTGAAAAACGCACCGATCCTTCTACGGCGTATAATCCATTTTTCGGCATGGGCAGTGAAAGCTCTTCACTTTTTACAAGCTTTGTAGATCGAAAATCGTGGATAATAGAGCCTCAGATCAGCTGGAATAAAACCATAGGAAAAGCTGGAATAAATCTGCTTGGAGGCGCTACTGCGCAAAGACTCATTAATGGGAGACTCCAGCAGTCAGGAGTAGGCTTCACAACCAACAGTCTAATTGAAAACATCTCCTCAGCCACAACAAAAAATATAACGGTTAGCGACGAGACCGAATACAAGTACCAGGCCTTCTTTTTAAGGGCAAACCTTAATTGGGATGGTAAATATATCTTGAATCTGACAGGACGAAGGGACGGCTCGAGCCGGTTTGGTCCTGCCGACCGTTTTGCATGGTTTGGGGCTGCCGGTGCCGCATGGATCTTTTCGCAGGAGAAATCCCTTCAGAAAAGCAATTTTATAAGCTTCGGAAAGCTGAGGGCAAGTTACGGTACTTCAGGCAATGATCAGATTGGGGACTATCAATATGCCGATACCTACTCCTCAGCGGGCCGATCCTATAATGGACTTGTAGGCCTTAATCCCTCAAGACTCTATAATCCAAATTTTGGATGGGAAATAAATAAAAAACTGGAAGCAGCTCTGGAGATGGGATTTTTTAAAGACAGACTTTTTTTTACCCTAGCTTATTACCGCAATAGATCCTCGAACCAGCTCATTGGCGTGCAGCTACCAAGAACGACCGGGTTTACTTCCATAAATGCTAATCTTGACGCTACTGTCCAAAATTCAGGATGGGAATTTACTCTTAGAAGTGAAAACATCACTGATGGAAGTCTTACATGGAGCACAGCTTTTAATATTTCAGCTGCAGAAAACAGGCTCCTTGCCTTTCCCGGACTTGAAGGCTCTGCTTATACCAATACTTATGTCATTGGCAGATCAATTAATATATCAAAACTTTATCAACTAACTGGGGTGGACAGCCAGACAGGCATATATACGTTTAAAGATTATAATAATGACGTTATTATATCTGACCCTGACAGGCAGCATATAACTGACCTTACTCCAAAATATTTTGGAGGCATCCAGAATCAGCTGCATTACAAAAGTTTCGAACTGGATTTTCTTTTTCAGTTTGTTAAACAGCAGACTGCTGAATTTGTATTCCCGCTGCCAGGAACTTTAAACAATCAGCCAATATCGAGGACAGACCGCTGGAATTCGCCGGGATATTCGAGTGCCTATCAGCTTTATACCTCTGGAGCGTCCAGTGCCGCTGTACAGGCCGGCAGCAGATTTTCTCAGAGCAGCGGAGTTATAGGAGACGGATCATACATCAGACTTAAAAACATCTCCTTGGCTTACAATATTCCCTTGAATGATAATCCCCTAAAGTGCAGAGTTTATTTTCAAGGGCAGAACCTGCTGACTTTCACGTCTTATAAAGGAGGAGATCCCGAGTTTAGGTTTTCGGGCTTCCTGCCTCCATTGAAAATCTATTCAGTCGGAATTCAGTTAAATTTCTAA
- a CDS encoding restriction endonuclease subunit S: MSWSITNLRSIIKNFSVKAKNQNDLENLIFFGVNNDSGIMPTKNAATDKASEYKIIEKGCFVYNPYRINVGSIGYYEGEDVGLVSPAYVVFKIIENTVLPEILLRFLKSPEGIRQINKFARGTVRKALRFDDLVKIEIPLPPIADQIDFWRELNIIEQKNIDLKNELENQKGLIVLLRRNLIMDALKGSLKNETVEDLAGGLVTEENNIYYKEAISYKSNSNQIPFKLPNGWKWSKLRDIAIFLNGYAFKSSWFKSDGIPLLRNINMGVNEITWNDIAYVSKSIAEDFKQYWLTDGDIVLSLDRPIIKAGLKVAQISEIDTPCLLVQRVLKISPIDMNSDYLYAYLNSDLFLNYIDPGKSIGIPHISSTQVSLALIPVPPKEEQIKIVDQLKNIFYYCNDFEKDLEKKINYANSISITVLSEFLGIKAFQSYVQSNDSFERIVRTQIEESNMQILEILEKRKEPLTSLDVWKQSVYSEDIEKFYAELKKLIDVKKLVVEYKEGKKSYLKLAENEN, encoded by the coding sequence ATGAGCTGGAGTATCACTAATCTGCGTAGCATTATCAAAAATTTTTCAGTCAAAGCTAAAAATCAAAATGATTTAGAAAACCTTATTTTTTTTGGTGTAAATAATGATTCTGGGATTATGCCAACAAAAAATGCTGCTACAGATAAAGCTTCTGAGTATAAGATTATTGAAAAAGGCTGTTTTGTGTATAACCCATATAGAATTAATGTTGGTTCAATTGGATATTATGAAGGCGAAGATGTAGGACTAGTAAGCCCAGCCTATGTCGTTTTTAAAATTATAGAAAACACAGTTTTACCCGAAATTTTATTAAGATTTTTAAAATCTCCGGAGGGTATTAGGCAAATTAATAAATTTGCTAGAGGTACGGTAAGAAAAGCATTAAGATTCGATGATCTAGTGAAAATAGAAATTCCTTTGCCACCAATAGCAGATCAGATAGATTTTTGGAGGGAATTAAACATTATTGAGCAAAAAAACATTGACCTAAAAAACGAGCTTGAAAATCAAAAAGGATTGATTGTCTTATTGCGAAGAAACTTAATAATGGATGCTCTTAAAGGTTCTTTGAAAAATGAAACAGTTGAGGATTTGGCAGGAGGTTTAGTTACAGAAGAAAATAATATATACTATAAAGAAGCAATTTCTTATAAGTCTAATTCTAATCAGATACCGTTTAAATTGCCAAACGGATGGAAGTGGTCAAAACTAAGAGATATAGCAATTTTTTTAAATGGTTATGCTTTCAAAAGTTCTTGGTTCAAATCCGATGGAATACCATTATTACGAAATATTAATATGGGAGTTAATGAAATAACATGGAATGACATCGCATATGTTAGTAAATCTATTGCAGAAGATTTTAAACAATACTGGCTAACTGATGGAGATATAGTTCTCTCACTAGATAGGCCGATTATTAAAGCTGGTTTAAAGGTGGCTCAAATAAGTGAAATAGATACGCCATGCTTACTAGTCCAACGTGTATTAAAAATAAGCCCAATTGATATGAATTCTGATTACTTATATGCATATCTAAATAGCGATTTATTTTTAAATTACATCGATCCTGGAAAAAGTATAGGAATTCCTCACATATCATCTACACAGGTAAGTTTAGCATTAATTCCTGTTCCTCCTAAGGAAGAACAAATAAAAATAGTTGATCAATTAAAAAATATTTTTTATTACTGTAATGATTTTGAAAAAGATTTAGAGAAAAAAATAAATTATGCGAATAGCATTTCTATAACTGTGCTATCAGAGTTTTTAGGTATCAAAGCGTTTCAAAGCTATGTACAGAGTAATGATAGTTTTGAAAGAATAGTACGTACACAAATAGAGGAATCAAATATGCAAATACTTGAAATTTTAGAGAAAAGAAAAGAACCTTTAACGTCATTAGATGTTTGGAAACAATCTGTTTACAGCGAAGACATTGAAAAATTTTATGCTGAACTTAAAAAATTAATTGATGTAAAGAAATTGGTTGTCGAGTACAAGGAAGGTAAGAAATCTTATTTAAAACTAGCTGAAAATGAGAATTAG
- a CDS encoding AraC family transcriptional regulator: protein MIKQIRSLIFILVPLLLLDLYAQNRPEIRRLSYEALDEIIEKHKGQPEVFLYLEAFLEKAKKEENLDEVIYGYQNYIYEVEYGQKLVYADSMIYAAKLTKNNDKIGSALLTKGIVYYNGRDHNRALDSYLAANLLIATGDDEYLKYKIQYHIAQEKYYLGFYNEAVSLFLKCADYFKEENSRAYLTCLQSLAQCYTRLGNFQESDEKIEYAFKESARLKDFSIISYLHQAEGVNDYNRKLYNNAVSKLKKSLGDFKKVKDFGNLSVSYFYIASSYWDMGKKNLAFPYLLKVDKIFTDKKYIRPDLRKNYEMLIDHYKGKGDRELELFYTNKLLQADKILHTNYKYLSSRINKEYDTAKLITNYKDIKHDLRVERGMRIALLVVSILMVPLAAYLGYRNVQLRRYKKNFEQYKKNSTIPPIQTASRMHRPNISDDLEQELLKKLGRFEAAFGYLKKDLKIEKLAANFGTNYKYLSQVVNYHKGMSYPDYISNLRINYIVKKLEEDSKLRNYNFGAIAEEAGFGTAQQFTDVFKKKMGMPFAYFLRNLE from the coding sequence ATGATTAAGCAAATACGATCACTTATATTTATCCTTGTCCCTTTACTGCTCTTAGATTTGTATGCTCAAAATAGACCTGAAATAAGGAGATTGAGTTATGAAGCGCTAGATGAGATAATTGAAAAGCATAAAGGCCAGCCGGAAGTATTTCTCTATTTAGAAGCTTTTCTGGAAAAAGCTAAAAAAGAAGAAAACCTGGACGAAGTTATCTATGGATACCAGAATTATATTTATGAGGTAGAGTACGGACAAAAATTGGTCTATGCTGACAGCATGATATATGCAGCAAAGCTGACAAAAAACAATGACAAGATCGGTTCAGCTCTCTTGACGAAAGGCATAGTGTATTACAATGGCAGGGATCACAACAGGGCACTCGACAGCTATCTGGCGGCAAACTTGCTTATTGCCACAGGAGACGATGAATATTTAAAATATAAAATACAATATCATATTGCACAGGAAAAATACTATCTGGGCTTCTATAACGAAGCAGTCTCACTATTCTTAAAATGTGCAGATTATTTTAAAGAAGAAAACAGCCGGGCTTATCTTACCTGTCTGCAGTCCTTGGCCCAGTGTTACACAAGGCTTGGCAATTTTCAGGAATCTGATGAGAAAATTGAATATGCGTTTAAGGAATCTGCCAGGCTTAAGGATTTTTCAATCATCTCTTACCTTCATCAGGCTGAAGGTGTCAATGATTACAATAGAAAATTGTATAATAATGCGGTAAGTAAGTTAAAAAAATCTTTAGGTGATTTTAAGAAGGTTAAAGATTTTGGAAATTTATCTGTTTCCTATTTTTACATTGCTTCTTCTTACTGGGACATGGGAAAAAAAAATCTTGCCTTTCCTTACCTCTTAAAAGTTGACAAAATTTTTACCGACAAAAAATATATACGTCCAGATCTTAGGAAAAATTATGAGATGCTGATCGATCATTATAAAGGTAAAGGAGATCGTGAACTGGAACTGTTTTATACCAACAAACTTCTTCAGGCAGATAAAATTCTCCATACGAATTATAAATATCTATCCTCACGGATAAACAAGGAGTACGATACGGCAAAGCTGATCACTAACTATAAGGATATCAAACATGACCTAAGAGTTGAAAGAGGCATGCGCATTGCACTGTTAGTGGTTTCAATTTTAATGGTGCCTTTGGCAGCGTATCTTGGCTATAGAAATGTACAGCTTCGACGTTATAAGAAAAACTTTGAGCAGTACAAAAAGAACAGTACTATTCCTCCAATTCAGACAGCCAGCAGGATGCATCGTCCAAATATTTCCGATGATTTGGAGCAGGAACTGTTAAAGAAACTGGGAAGATTTGAAGCAGCTTTTGGTTATCTCAAAAAGGATTTGAAAATCGAAAAGCTGGCGGCAAATTTCGGCACAAATTACAAATACCTTTCTCAGGTAGTAAATTATCATAAAGGAATGTCTTATCCGGATTATATCAGTAATCTGAGAATTAATTATATAGTGAAGAAACTTGAAGAAGATTCAAAACTTCGTAATTACAACTTTGGTGCAATTGCTGAAGAAGCAGGATTTGGAACAGCACAGCAGTTTACAGATGTGTTTAAAAAGAAAATGGGAATGCCATTTGCATACTTTTTAAGAAATTTAGAATAG